In Kutzneria kofuensis, the DNA window AGGAGCCAGTGAAGATCACCTCACGGCTTGCCCTGATCGGCGCGGCCGTGCTGGCCGCCGGCCTGATCCCGGTCGCGGCCGACGCGCACCCGCCCCAGCTGACCGACCAACAGCGCCAGCAGATCGTCAGCCGGTTCGCGACCGCGGTCATCCACGACGACCACCAGGGCATCATCGCCAACACCACGCCCGGCATCACCTGGACGGTCCCCGGCCACAGCGCCGTGTCCGGCACGGCCGTCGGGCAGCGCGCCGTGGTGAAGCTGG includes these proteins:
- a CDS encoding nuclear transport factor 2 family protein encodes the protein MKITSRLALIGAAVLAAGLIPVAADAHPPQLTDQQRQQIVSRFATAVIHDDHQGIIANTTPGITWTVPGHSAVSGTAVGQRAVVKLVDTFARYNLNISLRAYTYGADTVAVELHDTGNHNGRTLDQDIVNVLTIRDGRISALSGNFADTASFDAYFS